In Palaemon carinicauda isolate YSFRI2023 chromosome 32, ASM3689809v2, whole genome shotgun sequence, the genomic stretch ATATGAAGCCCCAAACCCAAAGACAAGAAGCTAGAAGTCGAACTTTCAATCGACTTTATACTCAGTCATCAAGAGCAAGGGGTCCTAAGAACTACAGTACTAATGACCTCCAGTTCCTGCTCTTGGCTCAAGCTCTTATGGATTGTGGACAATACACCAGTGGCATCGTCTCCAGTGACGTGAGGGAGGCAGCCAAGGAGCTGAGGAAGGAGGTCAATGTAATTATCAGGAGAGCTGACAAGACTGCTGCGTTTGTCTTAATAGACACAGAAGTGTATCACAGGAAACTCGACCTGATACTAGGGGATTCTTCCAAGTTGAAAGGCTTTCCTACAACCCCATAGAGGAGAACAAGAGAGGAGCTAATAAGACTATTCAGACCATCAATGCAGTCACAAACCCCTTTACTTCCTGACCATCACTGGGAGTTTTAGCCCTGGTTACCTGTATGGTAATGCAAAGACACAAAAAAACGGCAACCCACTCCAACCTATTATTAGCCAATGCCCAATGCCGACTTACCACCTGGCAAAAAGACTCAACAGCCTTTTGACTCATTATGTTCTTGACAGGTACAGCATTGCCTCATATGCTAAGTTCCTCAGTAAGCTGAAAGGATCCCCAAGCAGTGGCACCATGGCTTCTTTACAAACGTACCTATTGGAGAGACCATCGACTTAATCATGGAGAGTCTACAGGGACCCATCTACTCCTATTCTGAACGTCCTGTAGGAGGCCCTCTGCAACCTGCTTGAAATATGTATGGAGAAGCCCCCACTTATACCACCCAAAGGGGCCACATGtacatacagaaggatggtgtagcgatgggctctccccttggtgtgctctttgccaactttcatatgggagttgttgaagagagggttttctTACGGATAGGTCATCCAgacgtgtacgtgagatacatagatgatactTTTGTCATGGCCCCTTCTGCCCATGACATCGAGACTCTCAGCAGGACGTTTGAGGAGTGCAGTTCCCTGTAGTTTACTGCGGAGCATAACAACGATGGAAGGCTGGCATTTCTTGATGTACTCATCTCTTCCAACCCTACTGGATTCGATACCAGTATCTACATTAAGCCTACTAACCTTGACTTATGCTTAAATGGAGACAGCGAGTGCCCTGCCAGGTATAAGGCCTCCACTGTCAAAGCCTACATCCACAgggccctctcccactgctcctctttggctgacacacatcaagaactcgaccgagtcacccaggtcctggtgaacaatggctactctaacatTCAGTTAGCCATgagatcaagctagccatggacacctggtaccaagGTGAACAGCCAACTGAGAGCACTACCaccaccatcaacctttactataaagggtttatgCATAAAATTTACCAAAAAGACGAAAAAGCcgtgagagacataataaagaaccaCGTCTCCCCTGTGAAGTAAAAGACAGAGGTTAAGCTGATTATCTATTATCAGACCTCAAAGACGAGGtccctcatcatgaggaacaacgcaGCCCTACCGATTCAGGACATCCTTagacagaccaacgtggtctattcctacttatgccctgttattattattattattattattattattattattattattattattattattattgttgttgttgttgttgttgttgttgttgttgttgttgttgttatataatttcattatttcttcagGACCTCGGTGGAGTTTCTGCAAACTAAGGATAAAAGCAACACcttcattgaaataataaataacaatagaaataagcaatagagaaaatatattccgttggctttaaagaaaaaaaaacacgatttatGTCTATTGAAATTTTTTACTTAGCATAAGCAAATGCCTTGATTCAGTATTTTATTACTGAAGAGGTTTATTCCCCTATGCAAGCATTCCCATCCACCCAATTCCGTATACCTGTATTCCCAGCACAAACTCATTCCTACTTATGGTCACTATTCCGATTATAGCGTCCGACCAATCAGGATTAAGGCGAGGAAGCTGCCGACCAATCAGGATTAAGGTGAAGTTCCTGACGTTTATCCAGTCAAAGAGAGACAATTGAGTTTACGTAATTCTCGCTTGACTAAAAGTGAATCTGTACGTGAGTTTCGGGAACTTCTATTGTTCAAAACAGCTTCAATAGATAATGTGTGATGCAAAACAAAATTAACTGTTACCGTTATCCTTGCATTgaggggtcggatgcctgatgcgTTCTCTCCAGTCAATGGGATCAACAGACTAAACTAGATTTaccaaatatatcatatatctctgaaatttattttatttctttttattttttatttttttttaccatcaaaTATGTTCAGGCGTATCTGAAATGTGTACTATACCAGGATAAATCTTGCATATGTTTGGAAATCTAAGATTTTTTAACCACTGCAAAAATGTGtatgatatattttcatttctgtaaTAATATCCTCTCAAAGTAATTAACATAGTCAATAACACTGTTctgtaaaaatattgttttttctaaCCTTCGCTTTGACTGAACACGTTTTAAGATTTGGAAAATCACAGGAGGCAGATTATGGACGATTTTTATAGCTTCTTTTGGTTAAAATGCTTTTCGttacctcatgagagagagagagagagagagagagagagagagagagatagagagagagagagagagagagagagagagagagagagagagagggaaatacaATCTTTGAAACTCCTCaaaatatcattacttttatttctttttccaggATCCTTAgccaaaaaaaaagggaagaaacaagaagaagaaggagatctgAAGGTaagaattatgctctctctctctctctctctctctctctctctctctctctctctctctctctctctctctctctctctctctctctctctctctcttgtgagtttAAAGTATTTAAAACTGATAAATGATATAAAGAtctttaattctaaaaaaaaaaaaaatattactttttgttttttttttacaaaaaacaaTGAAGGTCTGAAGTTCTTGTCAAAAACTACTGATAGAAATAAAGTTTTGCAATGATAAATCAGCAATCCTTAATCAGTTCAAGATAATTATATAAAACTTATTGAAGGAGTTTGCAAAGATTTTTAGATCATGAAAATCCAGATGTCAAATGATCCATCCAACAATAGATTATATTGCAAACCTTTGGGAATATCACAAActagaagaaaaacacaaatgaTAAATAAACAAGACAACATCAGAGCTTTATCATTGTTTACATTTACTTTGTTTATGTTTATTTGCCTACTTCATTTCTAGAACCAGCGATAATTGTTTATCCGAATCTTGGCCACTTTTCATTTAATCAATTGCGGCCAATTGGCAACGTCTCTAaatggtaatcgccagactggagttcgaatcccacCCAAgcttgtcagttcctttggtcgttgcaacttcaccatctttttgAGGTAAGTAGGCTATGGTTGCtattgggaagcctataggtatacctggtgagtcatcagcagtcattgcctggccctccctggtcctaatatTGAGTGGGGaaagtgcttgggtgctgatcatatatatgggcagtctcaagGGGGTTGTCCTGCTATCAAGGGCAATTTCACTACctgttgcctttgccattcatgagttgccttcaaATATTTCTATCTAACGACTAAAAAAtctatcataatttttctttttcttttttaaatctattatatttttctttcttaccGATAAAATTTTCAGCTTTATGGTGATATCATCCACACTGTTCTTAATCATCGGCAATAAAGAAGGGAACATATTCCTAATTTTTGGATtcattataaaaatgttaaattgAAACAACATAGTTGTTGAAAGCTCTTTCTCCACGAGCTAAGTCTGGGAACAtaactatgtattattattatcattattattattattattattattattattattattattattattattattactattattgttgttgttgttgttgttgctgttattattattattattattattattattattattattattattattattattaccagctaagctgcaactctaattatggaagcccaaggaatccaatggAGAAACATCTCAATAAAGAAGCCTTTGAGTCACTTTCTAGggacctgaaagagagagagagagagagagagagagagagagagagagagagagagagagagagagagagagagagagaagatgtgcTTAACACGAACTTACGATGCTTGAAaagtttctctctttttttcagtcACTTTTACGATATAGAAATTAACGATCTCCTAATTTTTTCTGTTTATAATTTTCCAAAAATACTATATGGTTAAAACCAGCATTGAGGATTATAAAGAAAGAAGCTTGAGAATCTTTTAGCTTCGATATTCTTGACACACATTTATTATGCAACTTAGACTTTTCCTGACATTTCtacattgtacaaaaaaaaaaaaaaaaaatatgttgaaaggaTCAAAGTCAGTCCAAGGACATATGTGaccataaaataaagaatatatcaatGCTATTATCTTTCGGAATCTATTTGTTTTTTATGACGACAGGTAATGGATTAAAAGATAAGAAGTAATATATTTATAGATGAAACTTGTCAGGCTTGAGGATGATCACAAAAGCCCCTGCCTCGACATTGATAAATATTACGGaggattcacagaaaaaaaaatcaatataaaagagCAATGAGGAATAGGGTTAAATCTTCCAAATAAGATACATATCAGTtggttaagtgttttttttttcttttttttttgtggggacaAACAAgcaacaaacaacaaacaacaaataccATTAATATCTACCAAAGAATTTCCTTCTACGGATATTTAggatattttaaaaagattattcttaaactatactgaccatatatatatatatatatatatatatatatatatatatatagatatatatatatatatatatatatatatatatatgtatatgtatatatatatgtatatatatatatatatatatatatatatatatatatatatatacatatatatatatatatatatatatatatatatatatatatttatatatatacatatatatatatacatacatatatatatatatatatatatatatatatatatatatgtatatatatacacacacacacatatatatatatatatatatatatatatatttatatatatatatatatatatatataatataaatatatatatatatatatatatatatatatataaatatatatataaatatatatatatatatatatatatatatacatatacatatatatatatatatatatatatatatatttatatatatatatatttatatatacagtatatatatatatatatacatatatatatatatatatatatatatatatacacacctctctatacatacacatacatatatatatatatatatatatatatatatatatatatgtatatgtatatatatatatagatatacatatatacatatatatatttatactgtgtatgtaggtttgtgtatcgccaaatcagcaaagttttactagtcaggcccacccacactaggttggtttgctgtgagcgaacagacgaaaatcgcctaccatcacaaatctgcattGTCCAGCgtgaacaaatacagccgtttttactacactgcagggcaaaggtctaAGACTTATCCCGAGTCATGTCTGATATTTGGCTATTTTCGTCACCACCCTAGCCAGGAGCGGATTGGGGATTGTTGGGTATTTTCtactgatcgctcatagcaaaccaatctagaatGGTTGTCCCTGGCCAGTATAGCTTTGTTGTTTATGGAaatagacaaaccctttcaccacattaaggtatccccacttctGTTCTCATAAAAAGCAAGAACTCCCAAATAGCTCAGGGCTACAGAGGTAGCTGTCCCTAATGGGCAGGTAACCCTAGAAAATTGCATCTAcattataatttataaaattcttCGCTATGATAAATGTAAACTTTAACGAGCCATACATTACTTGGAATATGAACTCTGTAAACTTTGAATCATTCAGGTCCAGAGTTATGCAAACTTCCATCCTTCTCGCTTCCTGCGTCTTGTTCTAAAATGCTTTGGGCTCCAGTTGGAATTTTTGTAGACAAGTTCAACGCTGAACAGAAAAGAAAGTTAACAAAAATGACGAATTGAATATTGTTCGTCCCTTCGTTCCATAAAGCATATCTTAACTGTCTTGGTCTTTTTTAAATCTAAATAGTAACGGGTATGGTCTTTGTTAATACAaaaaacgacccccccccccctctctctctctctctctctctctctctctctctctctctctctctctctctctctctctctctctctctcatatatatatatatatatatatatatatatatatatatatatatatatgcatatttatatatataaaatatatatatgtatatatatatatatatatatatataaaatatatatatatatatatatatatatatataatatatatatatatatatatatatatatatatatatatatatatattatataatatatatatatatatatatatatatatatatatatatatatatatatattatatatatatatatatatatatatatatatgtgtgtgtgtgtgtgtgtgtggtgtgtgtgtgtgtttagtatagTCACGGTAGGAAAAATcaaaaagatttgattggagttagtactttcgtccattagggactgcaacagactcaacaatgagaattcatatataaagacatcatgtttatacagaaggggatcccacagctacCAGTTGTTGATAAttacagaaaagtcagattttagataaaagtataATTCCTGATTAAAGTAaaacagaataaagtaaaaaaaatccttCGAAAAAGTAAAAGACTTACATAATTTTTAATTGACAGTCtagcaaaagaattattattatcattattattattattattattattattattattattattattattattattattattattattattattattattattattattattattattattattattatattttctttccttttttaattacttccaaaaactttatatttttgtaAGTGGTATATAATCCTTTCAGAAGATTGATAGATTCACAATTGAAGATTCTAGACTTTTAAACAACCCGTGACGTCATGCAATGTGTCCATTATCTCTGGTAATCTCAGGTAATCTCCTCCATGTGCTCATTTGATGTAATGAGAATGCTAGAGATTCACTTTGGGAGATTAAATAATTTGCAGTCTTTAATGACTATATCGGTATTAATATAAGCCACCTCATTTATATtacggaagaagagagagagagagagagagagagagagagagagagagagagagagagagagagagagagagagagagagagagagagagagagaatatatatatactgatttaagGCGTCATATGTCGGGTGAGCTAAGCCCCTGTCCTAAGCCTTGATTGCTTGGTTTAGGTTAAGCTGCTTATGCCAGCACAGACCATATTGAATGGAAAAAAGAGGCCTACGTTTTCTGCCCAAACGACAAAAGTGAAGCTATATTTTCTAAGAATACCTGATAatctttcttctcttcctcctttatttgaagtttttatattttatgtataaaatatttagttcaatgttgttactgttcttgaaatattttattttaattgtacattacttctcctgcttttccaattaggattgtagattagctaataataataataataataataataataataataataataataataataataataataataataataatatagttggaGAAAAGTTTTCCAAAGTCCAAAGTAGCGAAGATTGGTGATTCGATTTACTAGGAAGCTTTTATGCCTTGACTTCCAAAATCAGTTTTTCAAAGTATGTTTATTTCAATCTTCATCAAAACAGATTCTAATTCTAATTAAATTAAGTAATCAAGTGAGGCACAATTAATCCGAGAGTAATTGACATCACTAAATCTCTTAAACAACCGAGTAAAACATGTTAGAAGTTTCATTATATCTGAGTTTTAATTTTCTTATACCTTTACGTCTTCATAAAACTTGTATTACTCAAAggggtttttaaagttttaatattctAATGTTTTATACATTTCTTAAATGTTGCATTAATCGAATATTTGACTCTGGAGAATTCCTCACGCAATGAAAATGGGTCCTTATTAAGGGCTCAGAGTAATTGAAACACGTTGCAACCCCTTCCTCACCACCTGTGAAATTTGCGAATTTTAATCCATCTTGACATTGAAGGttgatgaccccccccccctctctctctctctctctctctctctctctctctctccccaatattCTTGGGCAGGATATGCTGTACTATGCAAgggatatttttagatttatttcagaaggagATCCGAAAACTCTTCagattttataaggacatctttgcttttattgtttcaaattgaatttccttttattctttatttataacaaattatttctGCGTCTATGACCGATGTCAGgctgccagagaactctaaatcaattagtctctctctctctctctctctctctctctctctctctctctctctctctctctctctctctctctctctctctctctctctctcctaaaatgtaGGGAGGATCTGAGATGAAATTCATATACCCAAGAGAATCTAGATTTAATTAAATATCCAAgctttttttaattaaatcaaaggaTTTTgggcaaaatataaattttttaagttAGAAGATAGTGCAGCAATTGTCCTTTGATTATTTGAGATATTTAATCAGCAACCTCCGATAAGGTGACCCTTTAGGAAATGTGAGACTAGAGCATCTATCCTTTAAAAGTTTTAGATTTCATCGAATGCAAAATGTAGCATCTGCCGTTTAAAATATTATCCTTTCATGAAATTAGATACTGTAGCAACTACCCTTTGTTGAGGTTAAAGGGACTATAGCAGCTACCCTTTGATAAGTTACCTTTTAATTAAATGGGATAATAAGGTCACACCCCTTTAAGAATGTGCAAAGATGTCTGGCAGATCATTTAACAAATCATTAAAAAATGATTTGCCTACTCTTGGATCTTTACTTGTTtcaccatttttttctttaatacaattCCTCCTTATTTTACCCAGTTAGAAAGTAAGTTTAATAAAAATCTCATTTGTCATGGTAGTGTTCAGATTTTGCCTTTAAATCATCGTCattatcaaaggcctcagacatgttcgtccACCTGTTTTTGTTTATGCTctatttatgccagtccacaccctcaaactcttttagttcgtcaatccatcccggattcttttgcagtctctagggatccattctgttattcttgatgtccatatatttttttgtcattctcgttatatgtcctgcccacgctcatttctctttcttatatgttttaagaatatcctctcctttagtttgctTTAATTTCTATGTTGCTCtgtttctgtatcttagtgttattcccatcattattctttccatggctttcTTAGTTGTAAATTGTTCATATTCTAAAGCTtttttaaggctccaagtttctgatgcataagttaatacttataggatcatttgattgaatacttttcttttttgagaagcTGGTATTTTATTTcccataaactcattttgtttacaaaaagctctccatcccatgcttatccttcttttaatttcggtctttgggaaacacttactgtctacctTAAGTACGCACATTCAATATCAATCTCttgaggttcgttcataacccttatttgttgtctctgcattttcattatacaccatcttagttttact encodes the following:
- the LOC137625589 gene encoding uncharacterized protein; translation: MYIQKDGVAMGSPLGVLFANFHMGVVEERVFLRIGHPDVYVRYIDDTFVMAPSAHDIETLSRTIYIKPTNLDLCLNGDSECPARYKASTVKAYIHRALSHCSSLADTHQELDRVTQVLVNNGYSNIQLAMRSS